The following proteins are co-located in the Canis aureus isolate CA01 chromosome X, VMU_Caureus_v.1.0, whole genome shotgun sequence genome:
- the LOC144307659 gene encoding coiled-coil domain-containing protein 25-like isoform X2 encodes MVFYFTSSSINSSAYTIYMGKDKYENEDLIKRGWPEDIWFHVDKLSLAHVYLRLHKREKIEDIPKEVLMDCAHLVKANSIQGAIHH; translated from the exons ATGGTGTTCTACTTCACCAGCAGCAGCATTAACTCATCAGCTTACACTATTTACATGGGAAAggataaatatgaaaatgaagatCTAATAAAGCGTGGCTGGCCTGAAGATATTTGGTTTCATGTGGACAAACTCTCTTTGGCTCATGTATACCTTCGATTACATAAGAGGGAGAAGATAGAAGACATTCCAAAGGAAGTCCTGATGGACTGTGCCCACCTTGTGAAGGCGAATAGCATTCAAG GAGCTATTCATCATTGA
- the LOC144307659 gene encoding coiled-coil domain-containing protein 25-like isoform X1, whose translation MVFYFTSSSINSSAYTIYMGKDKYENEDLIKRGWPEDIWFHVDKLSLAHVYLRLHKREKIEDIPKEVLMDCAHLVKANSIQGCKMNNVNVVYTPWANLKKTADMDVGQIGFHRQKDVKIVTVEKKVNEILNRLEKTKMERFPDLAAEKECRDWEERNEKKAQIQEIKRKEKEEMKKKREMDELRSYSSLMKVENMSSNQDSNDSDEFM comes from the coding sequence ATGGTGTTCTACTTCACCAGCAGCAGCATTAACTCATCAGCTTACACTATTTACATGGGAAAggataaatatgaaaatgaagatCTAATAAAGCGTGGCTGGCCTGAAGATATTTGGTTTCATGTGGACAAACTCTCTTTGGCTCATGTATACCTTCGATTACATAAGAGGGAGAAGATAGAAGACATTCCAAAGGAAGTCCTGATGGACTGTGCCCACCTTGTGAAGGCGAATAGCATTCAAGGCTGCAAGATGAACAAtgttaatgtggtatatacacCGTGGGCTAACCTGAAGAAAACAGCTGACATGGATGTGGGACAGATAGGCTTTCACAGGCAGAAGGATGTGAAAATTGTGACTGTGGAGAAGAAAGTGAATGAGATCCTGAACCGGTTGGAAAAGACCAAAATGGAGAGGTTCCCTGACCTAGCAGCAGAGAAGGAATGCAGGGACTGGGAAGAGAGGAATGAGAAAAAAGCCCAAATTcaggaaattaaaaggaaagaaaaggaagagatgaagaagaagcGGGAAATGGACGAACTAAGGAGCTATTCATCATTGATGAAAGTTGAGAACATGTCTTCAAATCAGGACAGCAATGACTCTGATGAATTCATGTGA